One part of the Ziziphus jujuba cultivar Dongzao chromosome 2, ASM3175591v1 genome encodes these proteins:
- the LOC125422461 gene encoding N-terminal acetyltransferase A complex catalytic subunit NAA10 yields MVCIRKATIDDLLAMQACNLFCLPENYQMKYYLYHILSWPQLLYVAEDYNGRIVGYVLAKMEEESNECHGHITSLAVLRTHRKLGLATKLMNAAQSAMEQVFGAEYVSLHVRKSNRAAFNLYTETLGYKIHDVEAKYYADGEDAYDMRKELKGKKTTTHGHGHGHHHHHHGHGHGHHHHHHEHGGGCCSGEAKGSGKSEKGNAKAEAKAS; encoded by the coding sequence ATGGTTTGCATACGCAAGGCCACCATAGACGACCTTCTCGCTATGCAAGCTTGCAACTTGTTCTGCCTTCCAGAAAATTACCAGATGAAATACTACCTCTACCACATCCTCTCATGGCCGCAACTCCTCTACGTCGCCGAAGACTACAACGGTCGGATCGTCGGCTACGTCCTGGCCAAGATGGAAGAAGAAAGCAACGAGTGCCACGGCCACATAACCTCTCTCGCTGTTCTCCGAACCCACAGGAAATTAGGGCTTGCAACCAAGCTCATGAACGCTGCTCAGAGCGCCATGGAACAGGTGTTTGGAGCTGAGTATGTTTCACTTCATGTGAGGAAGAGCAATAGGGCTGCTTTCAATTTGTATACGGAGACTTTGGGGTATAAGATTCATGATGTGGAAGCTAAGTATTATGCCGATGGTGAAGATGCGTATGACATGAGGAAGGAGTTGAAGGGGAAGAAGACGACTACGCATGGTCATGGGCATggtcatcatcaccatcatcatggTCATGGCCATggtcatcaccatcatcatcatgagcATGGTGGTGGGTGTTGCTCCGGTGAGGCTAAAGGGAGT
- the LOC132800501 gene encoding F-box/WD-40 repeat-containing protein At3g52030-like isoform X1: protein MGNSIMSPLISKFSNQEASLPISPSNLIWFRSTSVMDQTPIGDKKRQRSRSSVVSQTTVHSLEHDILCFIFSFLDFFDLVRCSVVCKSWNSIVNKSKLLQLFCYKQQQMGFVGVSNRSSNSEESLKLYLEEIAMKHHRLALQEGVIHIDQWKGHSAGVDQCRMKMGLLLTGVGDKVMRLWSLESYKCLEEYSNPETTPIVDFDFDESKIVGLVGTRICIWRRNGTRSIFSSRESTFSKGLCMRYFDPEAVVGCEDGTARVFDMYSRKCSQIIRMHAGPITSLCLSDDQLILSGSSLGSITISGLQSDQRVAKLRSTDSTAGIRTLCFNPCSHVVFAGSTAGYASCWDLRTMRSLWETRISPNVIYSLQLLRNDKSTLVAGGIDGVLRILNQNTGEVVSSIVLDGNRSSSQHRHGAIERFKGRRLSEDTRIDSIPGSSRRPITCLAVGMKKVVTTHNSRYIRLWKFNK, encoded by the exons ATGGGAAACTCCATCATGTCACCTCTGATATCCAAATT CTCAAACCAGGAAGCAAGTTTGCCCATTTCGCCTTCGAATCTCATTTGGTTCCGCTCAACGTCAGTTATGGACCAAACTCCCATCGGAGACAAGAAGAGGCAGAGAAGTAGGAGCTCAGTAGTATCACAGACCACAGTTCACTCCCTGGAGCACGACATCCTCTGCTTCATCTTCTCCTTCCTCGACTTCTTCGACCTCGTCCGATGCTCTGTCGTCTGCAAATCCTG GAATTCGATTGTGAATAAGTCTAAGTTGCTGCAACTGTTCTGTTACAAGCAGCAGCAGATGGGTTTTGTGGGTGTTTCCAATAGGTCTAGTAATTCGGAGGAATCTTTGAAATTATACTTGGAGGAGATTGCTATGAAACATCATAGATTGGCTTTGCAAGAGGGTGTTATTCATATTGATCAGTGGAAAGGCCATTCTGCTGG GGTGGATCAGTGCCGAATGAAGATGGGCTTACTTCTTACTGGTGTAGGTGATAAG GTAATGCGTCTTTGGTCCTTAGAAAGCTATAAATGCTTGGAAGAATATTCCAATCCAGAGACAACCCCTATAGTTGACTTTGATTTTGATGAGAGCAAG ATTGTTGGTTTGGTTGGCACTCGTATATGTATATGGAGGCGAAATGGGACAAGAAGTATTTTTTCCTCCCGGGAGTCCACCTTTTCAAAAGGTTTATGCATGCG ATACTTCGATCCAGAAGCTGTGGTTGGGTGTGAGGATGGGACTGCTCGTGTTTTTGACATGTACAGTAGGAAATGTTCTCAAATAATTAG GATGCACGCTGGGCCTATAACTTCCTTATGTTTGAGCGATGATCAGTTAATTCTCAGTGGTTCCTCTCTTGGAAGTATCACAATATCAGGTCTGCAATCTGATCAGCGGGTAGCAAAACTAAGATCAACAGATTCCACAG CAGGCATTAGGACACTGTGTTTCAACCCATGTTCTCACGTAGTGTTTGCTGGATCAACTGCTGGATATGCTTCCTGTTGGGACCTTAG GACAATGAGAAGTTTATGGGAGACACGAATTAGTCCAAATGTCATATATTCCTTACAACTACTTCGGAATGACAAGTCAACCTTAGTTGCTGGTGGAATAGATGGTGTTCTACGCATTTTGAACCAGAATACGGGTGAAGTTGTTTCTAGCATCGTTTTGGATGGCAACAGATCCAGTTCTCAACACCGTCATGGTGCCATCGAAAGATTCAAAGGAAGAAGGCTTTCAGAAGATACCCGCATTGACAGCATTCCCGGAAGTTCCCGTCGTCCAATTACTTGCTTGGCTGTTGGGATGAAGAAGGTTGTCACCACACACAACAGTAGGTATATTAGACTCTGGAAATTCAACAAGTAG
- the LOC132800501 gene encoding F-box/WD-40 repeat-containing protein At3g52030-like isoform X2, which translates to MGNSIMSPLISKFSNQEASLPISPSNLIWFRSTSVMDQTPIGDKKRQRSRSSVVSQTTVHSLEHDILCFIFSFLDFFDLVRCSVVCKSWNSIVNKSKLLQLFCYKQQQMGFVGVSNRSSNSEESLKLYLEEIAMKHHRLALQEGVIHIDQWKGHSAGVDQCRMKMGLLLTGVGDKVMRLWSLESYKCLEEYSNPETTPIVDFDFDESKIVGLVGTRICIWRRNGTRSIFSSRESTFSKGLCMRYFDPEAVVGCEDGTARVFDMYSRKCSQIIRMHAGPITSLCLSDDQLILSGSSLGSITISGLQSDQRVAKLRSTDSTGIRTLCFNPCSHVVFAGSTAGYASCWDLRTMRSLWETRISPNVIYSLQLLRNDKSTLVAGGIDGVLRILNQNTGEVVSSIVLDGNRSSSQHRHGAIERFKGRRLSEDTRIDSIPGSSRRPITCLAVGMKKVVTTHNSRYIRLWKFNK; encoded by the exons ATGGGAAACTCCATCATGTCACCTCTGATATCCAAATT CTCAAACCAGGAAGCAAGTTTGCCCATTTCGCCTTCGAATCTCATTTGGTTCCGCTCAACGTCAGTTATGGACCAAACTCCCATCGGAGACAAGAAGAGGCAGAGAAGTAGGAGCTCAGTAGTATCACAGACCACAGTTCACTCCCTGGAGCACGACATCCTCTGCTTCATCTTCTCCTTCCTCGACTTCTTCGACCTCGTCCGATGCTCTGTCGTCTGCAAATCCTG GAATTCGATTGTGAATAAGTCTAAGTTGCTGCAACTGTTCTGTTACAAGCAGCAGCAGATGGGTTTTGTGGGTGTTTCCAATAGGTCTAGTAATTCGGAGGAATCTTTGAAATTATACTTGGAGGAGATTGCTATGAAACATCATAGATTGGCTTTGCAAGAGGGTGTTATTCATATTGATCAGTGGAAAGGCCATTCTGCTGG GGTGGATCAGTGCCGAATGAAGATGGGCTTACTTCTTACTGGTGTAGGTGATAAG GTAATGCGTCTTTGGTCCTTAGAAAGCTATAAATGCTTGGAAGAATATTCCAATCCAGAGACAACCCCTATAGTTGACTTTGATTTTGATGAGAGCAAG ATTGTTGGTTTGGTTGGCACTCGTATATGTATATGGAGGCGAAATGGGACAAGAAGTATTTTTTCCTCCCGGGAGTCCACCTTTTCAAAAGGTTTATGCATGCG ATACTTCGATCCAGAAGCTGTGGTTGGGTGTGAGGATGGGACTGCTCGTGTTTTTGACATGTACAGTAGGAAATGTTCTCAAATAATTAG GATGCACGCTGGGCCTATAACTTCCTTATGTTTGAGCGATGATCAGTTAATTCTCAGTGGTTCCTCTCTTGGAAGTATCACAATATCAGGTCTGCAATCTGATCAGCGGGTAGCAAAACTAAGATCAACAGATTCCACAG GCATTAGGACACTGTGTTTCAACCCATGTTCTCACGTAGTGTTTGCTGGATCAACTGCTGGATATGCTTCCTGTTGGGACCTTAG GACAATGAGAAGTTTATGGGAGACACGAATTAGTCCAAATGTCATATATTCCTTACAACTACTTCGGAATGACAAGTCAACCTTAGTTGCTGGTGGAATAGATGGTGTTCTACGCATTTTGAACCAGAATACGGGTGAAGTTGTTTCTAGCATCGTTTTGGATGGCAACAGATCCAGTTCTCAACACCGTCATGGTGCCATCGAAAGATTCAAAGGAAGAAGGCTTTCAGAAGATACCCGCATTGACAGCATTCCCGGAAGTTCCCGTCGTCCAATTACTTGCTTGGCTGTTGGGATGAAGAAGGTTGTCACCACACACAACAGTAGGTATATTAGACTCTGGAAATTCAACAAGTAG
- the LOC132800501 gene encoding F-box/WD-40 repeat-containing protein At3g52030-like isoform X3 — MGNSIMSPLISKFSNQEASLPISPSNLIWFRSTSVMDQTPIGDKKRQRSRSSVVSQTTVHSLEHDILCFIFSFLDFFDLVRCSVVCKSWNSIVNKSKLLQLFCYKQQQMGFVGVSNRSSNSEESLKLYLEEIAMKHHRLALQEGVIHIDQWKGHSAGVDQCRMKMGLLLTGVGDKIVGLVGTRICIWRRNGTRSIFSSRESTFSKGLCMRYFDPEAVVGCEDGTARVFDMYSRKCSQIIRMHAGPITSLCLSDDQLILSGSSLGSITISGLQSDQRVAKLRSTDSTAGIRTLCFNPCSHVVFAGSTAGYASCWDLRTMRSLWETRISPNVIYSLQLLRNDKSTLVAGGIDGVLRILNQNTGEVVSSIVLDGNRSSSQHRHGAIERFKGRRLSEDTRIDSIPGSSRRPITCLAVGMKKVVTTHNSRYIRLWKFNK; from the exons ATGGGAAACTCCATCATGTCACCTCTGATATCCAAATT CTCAAACCAGGAAGCAAGTTTGCCCATTTCGCCTTCGAATCTCATTTGGTTCCGCTCAACGTCAGTTATGGACCAAACTCCCATCGGAGACAAGAAGAGGCAGAGAAGTAGGAGCTCAGTAGTATCACAGACCACAGTTCACTCCCTGGAGCACGACATCCTCTGCTTCATCTTCTCCTTCCTCGACTTCTTCGACCTCGTCCGATGCTCTGTCGTCTGCAAATCCTG GAATTCGATTGTGAATAAGTCTAAGTTGCTGCAACTGTTCTGTTACAAGCAGCAGCAGATGGGTTTTGTGGGTGTTTCCAATAGGTCTAGTAATTCGGAGGAATCTTTGAAATTATACTTGGAGGAGATTGCTATGAAACATCATAGATTGGCTTTGCAAGAGGGTGTTATTCATATTGATCAGTGGAAAGGCCATTCTGCTGG GGTGGATCAGTGCCGAATGAAGATGGGCTTACTTCTTACTGGTGTAGGTGATAAG ATTGTTGGTTTGGTTGGCACTCGTATATGTATATGGAGGCGAAATGGGACAAGAAGTATTTTTTCCTCCCGGGAGTCCACCTTTTCAAAAGGTTTATGCATGCG ATACTTCGATCCAGAAGCTGTGGTTGGGTGTGAGGATGGGACTGCTCGTGTTTTTGACATGTACAGTAGGAAATGTTCTCAAATAATTAG GATGCACGCTGGGCCTATAACTTCCTTATGTTTGAGCGATGATCAGTTAATTCTCAGTGGTTCCTCTCTTGGAAGTATCACAATATCAGGTCTGCAATCTGATCAGCGGGTAGCAAAACTAAGATCAACAGATTCCACAG CAGGCATTAGGACACTGTGTTTCAACCCATGTTCTCACGTAGTGTTTGCTGGATCAACTGCTGGATATGCTTCCTGTTGGGACCTTAG GACAATGAGAAGTTTATGGGAGACACGAATTAGTCCAAATGTCATATATTCCTTACAACTACTTCGGAATGACAAGTCAACCTTAGTTGCTGGTGGAATAGATGGTGTTCTACGCATTTTGAACCAGAATACGGGTGAAGTTGTTTCTAGCATCGTTTTGGATGGCAACAGATCCAGTTCTCAACACCGTCATGGTGCCATCGAAAGATTCAAAGGAAGAAGGCTTTCAGAAGATACCCGCATTGACAGCATTCCCGGAAGTTCCCGTCGTCCAATTACTTGCTTGGCTGTTGGGATGAAGAAGGTTGTCACCACACACAACAGTAGGTATATTAGACTCTGGAAATTCAACAAGTAG